GAGCTTGACCTTGACGCTGATGCCGAGCGTGGAGCGGATCTTGGCGCCGATCTCCTGCTCCAGGTGCTCGAGCCCGGCGATGGTGTCGGAGAAGAACTGCGGCGACACCTCGACCTGCACCTCCAGGGCGTCCAGGCGTCCGGCGCGGGTCAGCACGAGCTGGTACTGCGGCTCGACGCCCTTGACGCCGGTGAGGACGTGCTCGATCTGGCTGGGGAAGACGTTGACCCCGCGGATGATGAGCATGTCATCGGTGCGGCCGGTAATGCGCGAGATGCGCGGGTGGGTGCGGCCGCACGGGCAGGGCTCGTAGTGCAGGGCGCTGATGTCGCGCGTGCGGTAGCGGATGACCGGGAACGCGCGCTTGGTGAGCGTCGTGAAGACCAGCTCGCCAACCTGCCCCTCGGGCAGCGGCTGCAGGGTCTCCGGGTCAATGACCTCGGGGTAGAAGTGGTCATCGAAGACGTGCATGGTGCCCTTGCACTCGCACTCGGCGGCCACGCCGGGGCCGATGATCTCCGTCAGACCATAGATGTCGTGGGCGGACAGGCCGAACTTGGCCTCGACGGCTGCCCGGGCGCCCTCGCTCCACGCCTCGGCCCCGAATATCCCGGCGCGCAGGCGGAAGTCATCCGCCCCGAGGCCGGCATCCTCGGCAGCGTCCGCGAGGGTCAGGGCGTAGGAGGGCGTGCAGCCGAGCATCGTCGCGCCCAGGTCGCGCATCATCAGCAACTGGCGCTCCGTGTTGCCCGAGGACATCGGGATGACGGTGCAGCCGAGGCGCTCGCCACCGTAGTGCAGGCCGAGGCCGCCGGTGAACAGGCCGTAGCCATAGGCGATCTGCAGGATGTCACGCGAAGTGCCGCCCCCCATGGCGAGGGTACGGGCAATGGTCTCAGCCCATATCCCCTCCAGGTCGCCCTTGGTGTAGCCGACGACGATGGGCTTGCCGGTGGTGCCGCTGGAGGCGTGGACGCGCACGACCTCGTCCAGCGGCGTGGCGAACATGCCGGTGGGGTAGGTATCGCGCAGATCGTTCTTGACGGTGAACGGCAGGCCTGGCAAGTCGTCGAGCGACTGGATGTCATCCGGCGTGATCCTGGCCTCCCGCCAGCGCTCGCGATAGAAGGGGACAGCAGCCCAGAGCCGGGCGAGTTGCTCGCGCAAGCGGAAGAGCTGGAGCTTGCGCCGCTCCTCAACGTCCATGCATTCATGCTTGGGGTCCCAGATCATAGGGGGCCTCCTGCGTCTGCGGGTATGAGGTGCGTAGTCATGATGCCTCAGGCCAGGGAACGCTCAACGTGGAGGCTGGGCGTCCGACTCCACGGGAATGTACATCACATCCGCGACCTCGGCGAAGTGGCGATCGCCTGTCACCAGCGTTGCCCCCAGGTGGTGCGCCGTGGCATAGATGACTGCGTCGGCGGTTGCCAGATGGTGTCGCTTCCCCAGTCTGGCCGCGGCGAGTGCAATCTCATCACTCAGCTCGACGACGGTGTGAGAGCGAAGGTGAGCCGCGATGCGGTCGGCTTCGTCCTCCCCGCGCTCGCGCTCAACGTACCGGTAGACCTCATAGAGCACAAGGGTCGGGACGAACACACCGTCCTCGCCGGAGATCGTGTCCATGAAGGAGTGCTGCCTCGGGCCTCCGGCCACGATCTCCACCCAGCCGGACGAATCCATGACGATCATGCCCATTCGCCCTCGTCCCGAAGCCCTTCCCCGGTCAGTCCTGGCAATGACCCCGCGATGTCCTCTAGGGTCGGTACCGGGGCCAAGCAGAGCACCCCATCCTTGACTGTGATAGTGAGCTTCTGTCCCGGAGTAAGCTTGATCTGCATGCGGACACTTCTCGGGATCGATATCTGGTATTTTGACGACAAGGTAACTGCTTGCATTCTGCCACCTGCCTTACGTCTTTGTTCGATGGCATTATGCAGGCGGACACGGTTGCTGTCAACCCGCCAAGTCCACGCCCCGCTGCAGTGCCGCCAGGTTGACTGCCAGCGCCTTGGGTTTCACCGTCAGGCGCACGGCTTCCTGCATGACGGCGGGTGCAATTCCCAGCGCGGGGCACGCTGCGCCCAGCAGGACGATGTTCGCCGCGCGTGGCTCGCCCAGGTCGCAGGCTGTGTCAAAGGCCGGCACGACCAGCACCCGGCGGCCGCTGCTCTGCAGGCGCTCCAGCGCGTCCTCGGGGTAGACACCCCCGCCCAGGGCCACGGTCATCGGCACGATGCGCCGGGGGTCCACGACGACCGTGCCGCCGGGCCGGACCTGCGGCAGCGCGCGCAGGGCCTCCAGTACCTCGAAGCCCAGGAGCACGTCCACCTCGCCCTCGGGGATGGTGGGGGAGAAGATCGGCTGGTCGGGCGAGAAGCGCAGGTGGCTCTCGACGCTGCCGCCGCGCTGGCTCATGCCGTGGATCTCGCTCTTCTTGATCTGCCAGTCCTGCAGCAGGCACGCCTGGGCCAGCGCCTGGGAGGCGGTGATGGTCCCCTGGCCGCCGACGCCGTTGAGAAGTACGTTGGTGATCATGTGAGTCTCGTTGGTGATTGATGGTTGACTGATGGCGTGGGAGCGGTCACCGACCGCGACCGTAGCGGTCGGTGACCGCTCCCACGGCGGGTGCTGGTAGGCCTGGCGATCGCGGTCGGTGACCGCTCCCACGGCAACTACTGCTAGGCCTCGCCGATGGCGCCCTTCGGGCAGACCTGCGCGCACAGCGTGCAGCCGGTGCACAGGGCCGCGTCAATCGCGGGTTGCTGCTTGCCGTTCTCCAGCGTCCGCGCGGAGATGGCGGGACAGCCCAGGCGCAGGCAGGCGCCGCACTGGATGCAGCGCGTCTCGTCCACGACGTGGACCGGGCCGCGGTCGCGCGTGATGAGCACGCAGGGGCGACGGGCGATGAGCACCGCCGGGCCGTCGCTCTCCAGCGCCTCGCGGATGGCCGCCTCCGTCGCCTGCAGGTCAGCGGGCTCGAAGACCTGGACGTGCGCGACGCCAGTGCCCCGACAGAGCGCCTCCAGATCCACCTTGCCGCCCGACCGGCCCGGCAGCGTCGTGCCGGTGCCCGGGTGGTCCTGACCGCCGGTCATGGCCGTGGTCGAGTTGTCCAGGATGATGACGACCGAGGGACTCTGGTTGTAGACGATGTTGAGCAGGCCAGTCATACCGCTGTGCATGAACGTCGAGTCGCCGATCACGGCGACCGCCTTCTGCTTGCCGCCACAGGCCTGATTGATGCCGTGCACCATGCCGATGCCCCCGCCCATGCACAGGCAGGTGTGCAGGGCCTGCAGGGGCGGCAGCGTGCCGAGCGTGTAGCAGCCGATATCGCCATCCACGAACACCTTGAGCTTGCGGAGGGTGTGGAAGACGCCACGATGCGGGCAGCCGGGGCAGAGCTGGGGCGGGCGGGTGGGGAGGCCCTCACCCCCGGCCCCTCCCCCAGGGGGGGAGGGGAGAACGGCTTCGTTCGCCCCTGACTCCCCCTCTCCCTCTGGGAGAGGGGGTAGGGGGGTGAGGGCGGCGCGCACTCGTGCCGGCGACAGCTCGTCTATCTGTAGGCTCTCGGGCAGGGGCTCGACGGTCACGCCCAGTGCGCGGATGCTCTCGGTAAGGTACGGGTCCAACTCCTCGATCACGACGAGCCGGCGCACGGTGGCCGCGAAGCTGCGGATGAGCTGCTCAGGCAGCGGCCAGGTCATGCCGAGCTTCAGGAAGGAAGCCTCCGGGGCGACCTCGCGGGCGTACTGGTACGCGATGCCGGCGGCGATGATGCCGATCTCCGGCGAGCCGGGGATGAGCTGGTTGACCGGCGCGGTCTCGTTCCAGGCGCGGAGGGCCGCCGTGCGCTCGGCGATGACGCGGCGGCGGGCGCGCGCCCGGGCCGGAATCATCACGTACTTCTCGGCCTCGGGGGTGGGCACGGTGTTGGGCGGGCGCTGCTCGCGCTCGCCGGTGATGACCACGCCATCCGAATGCGCCAGACGGGTCGTGACGCGCAGCAGGACCAGCGTGTCGTGGCGCTCGCTCAGCTCGAAGGCCAGCTTCGTGAAGTCCAGCGCCTCCTGGGCATCGGCCGGCTCAAGCATCGGCACCTTGGCCGCGCGCGCATACTGCCGGTTGTCCTGCTCGTTCTGCGAGCTGTGCATCTGCGGGTCGTCGGCGGACAGGACCACCACGCCGCCCTTCACGCCGGTGTAGGAGAGCGTGAAGAAGGGATCGGCGGCGACGTTGAGGCCCACGTGCTTCATCGTGACGATACAGCGGGCCCCGGTGAGGGAGGCCCCGGCGGCAGCTTCGAGGGCGCCCTTCTCGTTGACGGCCCATTCGGTGTAGGCGGGCTGGAAGCCGGCGCTACTGGCCTGTGCGCTGAGCCTCGCCAACGTCGGCAAGACCTCCGAGGACGGGGTGCCGGGGTAGCCGCTGCCGAAGGTGCAGCCGGCCTCCCAGGCCCCGTGGGCGATGGCTTCATTGCCGGACATCAGGTGTTTCTGGGACATGCCTTCAGCTTTCCAGCCTTTCACTCAGTACGTGCGAGGACTGCCTCAACCGCC
The DNA window shown above is from bacterium and carries:
- a CDS encoding indolepyruvate oxidoreductase subunit beta, with product MITNVLLNGVGGQGTITASQALAQACLLQDWQIKKSEIHGMSQRGGSVESHLRFSPDQPIFSPTIPEGEVDVLLGFEVLEALRALPQVRPGGTVVVDPRRIVPMTVALGGGVYPEDALERLQSSGRRVLVVPAFDTACDLGEPRAANIVLLGAACPALGIAPAVMQEAVRLTVKPKALAVNLAALQRGVDLAG
- the iorA gene encoding indolepyruvate ferredoxin oxidoreductase subunit alpha, yielding MSQKHLMSGNEAIAHGAWEAGCTFGSGYPGTPSSEVLPTLARLSAQASSAGFQPAYTEWAVNEKGALEAAAGASLTGARCIVTMKHVGLNVAADPFFTLSYTGVKGGVVVLSADDPQMHSSQNEQDNRQYARAAKVPMLEPADAQEALDFTKLAFELSERHDTLVLLRVTTRLAHSDGVVITGEREQRPPNTVPTPEAEKYVMIPARARARRRVIAERTAALRAWNETAPVNQLIPGSPEIGIIAAGIAYQYAREVAPEASFLKLGMTWPLPEQLIRSFAATVRRLVVIEELDPYLTESIRALGVTVEPLPESLQIDELSPARVRAALTPLPPLPEGEGESGANEAVLPSPPGGGAGGEGLPTRPPQLCPGCPHRGVFHTLRKLKVFVDGDIGCYTLGTLPPLQALHTCLCMGGGIGMVHGINQACGGKQKAVAVIGDSTFMHSGMTGLLNIVYNQSPSVVIILDNSTTAMTGGQDHPGTGTTLPGRSGGKVDLEALCRGTGVAHVQVFEPADLQATEAAIREALESDGPAVLIARRPCVLITRDRGPVHVVDETRCIQCGACLRLGCPAISARTLENGKQQPAIDAALCTGCTLCAQVCPKGAIGEA
- a CDS encoding AbrB/MazE/SpoVT family DNA-binding domain-containing protein encodes the protein MQAVTLSSKYQISIPRSVRMQIKLTPGQKLTITVKDGVLCLAPVPTLEDIAGSLPGLTGEGLRDEGEWA
- a CDS encoding phenylacetate--CoA ligase yields the protein MIWDPKHECMDVEERRKLQLFRLREQLARLWAAVPFYRERWREARITPDDIQSLDDLPGLPFTVKNDLRDTYPTGMFATPLDEVVRVHASSGTTGKPIVVGYTKGDLEGIWAETIARTLAMGGGTSRDILQIAYGYGLFTGGLGLHYGGERLGCTVIPMSSGNTERQLLMMRDLGATMLGCTPSYALTLADAAEDAGLGADDFRLRAGIFGAEAWSEGARAAVEAKFGLSAHDIYGLTEIIGPGVAAECECKGTMHVFDDHFYPEVIDPETLQPLPEGQVGELVFTTLTKRAFPVIRYRTRDISALHYEPCPCGRTHPRISRITGRTDDMLIIRGVNVFPSQIEHVLTGVKGVEPQYQLVLTRAGRLDALEVQVEVSPQFFSDTIAGLEHLEQEIGAKIRSTLGISVKVKLVEPKTIERSVGKAKRVIDLRDKA
- a CDS encoding type II toxin-antitoxin system VapC family toxin, whose product is MIVMDSSGWVEIVAGGPRQHSFMDTISGEDGVFVPTLVLYEVYRYVERERGEDEADRIAAHLRSHTVVELSDEIALAAARLGKRHHLATADAVIYATAHHLGATLVTGDRHFAEVADVMYIPVESDAQPPR